TGAAAACATTCACCGCAAAAACATGAATGTAAAGGAGATGGCTGATGCATGCGCATTTTTGGCAGAACAGATGGGCAAGTCAAAGGCTGCCCAGTCGTTAGGACTTTCAATGTCGACATTTAAGAAATTCCATGGTTTTGCAGGAGTACCAGACAAGCTAAAAGAACTTGTGCCAAAGATAATCTCAAGGGATGCTGCAACAAAGTTGCATCAAATCATCCCAGATGTTTCAAAAGCAGTTAAAATTGCAAATCAAATATCAAAACTCGAATCGCAAATAAAAAAGCGATATCTTAAAGTTTTAGAACGCAATCCAAATTCATCCCACAAAAAGATAATGAAAAAGGCAAGATCATTGGCATTACAACAAAATGTTTCATTAAGGCTGTCAAAGAGAAAAACACGTGGACTAGATGTACAATCAAGACGTCAGGATCTACACCCAAATGAGCTTGCAAACAAAATCGTGTCAGACTGGCTTAGCAAGCGTGGGTACTAGTTTTAACACCAATAATTGAAGATCTAAGAACGTATTGCGTTTCTTTACTTTCCATAGTTTCTTATTTCACTTTTTTGATTTGATGAAAAGTATCATGAAACGCTTCTTTCTATTCTTTGGTCTCCTTCACCTGTATAATAGGCCTCATGACCAGTATTTTCAAAATGCGATGTGAAATTGATATCTAATTCGTCTAATGTGTTTCCCCGCACTTGAAATTCACATATGATGCAGGTTCCTCTCATCTCTCCCATGCTATTTTGTATAATTGTACTTGTTAATATTTATCTTGGAATTTGTTTCTTCAAGTTTTTTTAATTAGTATAATCCCGGATATGATCAAAAGTGCAGTTACAAAATACTGGATGTACTCGTATGGATTGACATGTAGAGTTCCAGAGTTATTTGCAAGAAATATAGTATAATCAAATATTATAATTATTCCCAGTGCTATTCCTGCTATCAAAAGTGTCTTGCCTAACGTATGATAGATTGACATTGATTTCTTGATAGTCATATTTGGTTAATTGTTTTATGTTAGCAATTTTAGGTAAACCGTCTTGCTTTGGAATCATTTTAGATGAGATTTTGGTTAATTCAAAGTGAAATGGTATTTTAATTATTAAGAAAGTTTTCTGAAACTGGTTTATTTTATATCATAATATTTCTGTATCAAGTTTATTTCCAAATTTGGTAAAACTAATTCTATAGAGATCATACGTAAATACCCATTATTCCATAAACCCGTTTAATGACATACAAAACAAACAAGACCATACTCATTCTGAGTATAGCAGCAACAATAATTCTAAGCGGAGTTATTCTTACATCAAACACACTTAGTACTGCACTAGCTCAAACATCACCACCTCCCACTACATCAGCATGTCCTCCAGGTGATCAAGTCCAACACTGGGACAAGATTGTCTTTATGATACAATCGTTTAGGGAAGGAAGTGATAATGGGCCACGTTCAATTGGAAATATTCCAGCACAGATGCTCAACACAGAGCTTGATCTGAAAATATCTGATCAGCCAGGTGTTGTGGCAAACCTAAAACAGGAAATCAGTGATACCTTGGCAACTCAATTTTCTCTTACACCAGCACAGAAAGCAAGCTTGAACATCAAGATAATTTCTGACAACTATGAGACCGTAAACTGTGGCATGACAGGCCCACAAGGTCCAGCAGGTCCAGCTAGCACAGTTCCAGGTCCAGCAGGTCCACAAGGTCCCGCAGGTCCACAAGGTCCAGCAGGTTCATCTGGTACTGGCGGTTCTAGTGATGAGCAATCTCCACCAATAACAAAGTTCCTTAAAGTAACTGGACAAAAGCAGGGAGCTATCACAGGCAGTGTGACACAAAAAGGAAAAGAAGGCACGATTGCTGTAATTGCAGTAGAGCATGCGATAATAAGTCCAAGGGATCCGGCATCTGGACTGCCAACTGGAAAGAGAGTGCATCAACCACTAGTGATTATAACACACATAGACAAGGCAACACCGCTACTTTACAACGCTATAACAAGTAACGAGAATCTTCCAACTGTTGAGCTTGATTATTATCAAACTGGACAGGACGGCAAGGAAACCTTGTACTTTAAAATAGAGTTAACCAACGCCAACATTTCTTCACTCAGCCAGACTAGTCTAAATTCTGCAGATGATCCACACTTGAACATGTATGGAGAATATGAGGAGATCTCTTTCACATACCAGAAAATAACATGGACTTGGACTGATGGCGGAATCACCGCACAAGACGACTGGGAAGCTCCAGTAGTCTAAATTATTCCCCTTTTTTTATTTTAGAACAAATCATAACGTACCGCAGCACAAAAATCATTTGCAGAATCTTGATTACAAAAAACTCTGGTTCAAGGTCCTATAAAATTGGAGATTGTCAAGTTGCAATTATCCATTTGAAATACCTTTGAGGTCATCAGCAACGACAAAAAAATTTGATTCTTTTTACAATGTAATTATAAAAAAGAAAATGATGAAATTTGATTATTCATCACAGTGATGTTTGTACTTTTCATCATCCTGATGTTCACAATGTTTATGATGGTCGTCCTTGTCTTTGTCTTTTCTGTCTTTTTCTTTTCCTTCATTTTCATGATTATCCTTGTTGTTTTTTGTATTCTTTGGAGGATCATCCTTCTTTGGTTTCT
This genomic stretch from Nitrosopumilaceae archaeon harbors:
- a CDS encoding ParB/RepB/Spo0J family partition protein, coding for MTKAKKKKLRRVAKRRTVRKTRYTSKVSYRLKEIPIKQIQVWKEAQARKLDRAGISELSKSIRTEGLQNPPMVQKEGNRYLLMSGQRRLAALKRLGAKKIPVLVLTRKTEYDTPDAKAASVVENIHRKNMNVKEMADACAFLAEQMGKSKAAQSLGLSMSTFKKFHGFAGVPDKLKELVPKIISRDAATKLHQIIPDVSKAVKIANQISKLESQIKKRYLKVLERNPNSSHKKIMKKARSLALQQNVSLRLSKRKTRGLDVQSRRQDLHPNELANKIVSDWLSKRGY
- the tssD gene encoding type VI secretion system tube protein TssD gives rise to the protein MTYKTNKTILILSIAATIILSGVILTSNTLSTALAQTSPPPTTSACPPGDQVQHWDKIVFMIQSFREGSDNGPRSIGNIPAQMLNTELDLKISDQPGVVANLKQEISDTLATQFSLTPAQKASLNIKIISDNYETVNCGMTGPQGPAGPASTVPGPAGPQGPAGPQGPAGSSGTGGSSDEQSPPITKFLKVTGQKQGAITGSVTQKGKEGTIAVIAVEHAIISPRDPASGLPTGKRVHQPLVIITHIDKATPLLYNAITSNENLPTVELDYYQTGQDGKETLYFKIELTNANISSLSQTSLNSADDPHLNMYGEYEEISFTYQKITWTWTDGGITAQDDWEAPVV